The Mauremys reevesii isolate NIE-2019 linkage group 1, ASM1616193v1, whole genome shotgun sequence genome has a segment encoding these proteins:
- the ARHGEF5 gene encoding rho guanine nucleotide exchange factor 5 isoform X3: protein MESEEANGGDPFPPATSSPSEENPDPTPARRGHDATTESVEMSTELPGSAEGAQISIAQDPLRHLSAGESAEMCGRSSNPVLSELEQRERDLRHQRGLSEWEKEPAVQERSLEKQRWDHSSNSEQGKLAHPESSQYSSFPNTVPQATATHDKTPQVQSPVLQIEFPQDQKQSLACHIAVPQAQHKETSMTDTIPIQGELATKHFMVCKDISEVHCKTETLHDDTIGDPPLQGLDVANGTIRELPPSTEAVAGTDEEPSPGMDVIGRMNPMPSVDNGEKVGGLQGAGEDTDSSSSHHPPYPLSDDSQGNSQLTGGNADGKMVLSSHERGNNALATDQKTEVAAWQSPSGSINLLPEEEKGADDGRAEGSTECPRVCVFHILNAAKNTEQEEWQREQLECGEEPEEEEQSEEKQPELEQEEPEWEKLEKEAKPVHEEQVWDREDQKEKRWDELEQEPGREEAEQEAPPPALNPASPSLSKQNWDLHDEGESISSAEGTGLASLPQESFSKDQHSGEDELFSIVLKACIGGANERAQPPAVIKSESQKPAGGSSMMHSPTCHISEHWGDMGVSDPFSSISFSGQDCEETCQDNRASNGEDGHSDGDGRTVQSFDDRGAISPLCREVTSSGAGNPDSSGTLDPSSGARNLGSFGPADPHPVAENPAFPSHYDFTPASPSEFNSAASAAGQSQEDADERSQMSPVGCTDQDKAPVSVQDTSRQTSYLQEAASSEGASVTTSTESVQTPHGLLTPEKGLNEDPSAPPSISKAFRSPPSRQSLPTDKDEVESTPAAPATMHLESSQAPNMALAPANYLEKVQRHQKPPTRSFVFQGKEMEANMVHTAQQNPLLDESHLSLEVEVPGTGSALNAVPQPPEEAVVLALEQHTQPTPPEPDSSSPLAPAPDANQLTYPLAPAPDSPLAPVPDADQLTHRPAPALGSPLATVPDAKQLTHPLAPVPCSPLAPAPDADQLTHPPAPAPDSPLATVPDADQLTHPPAPALGSPLATVPDTEQLTHPPAPVPSSPLAPAPDADQLTHPPAPAPSSPLAPDATQLAHHPGLALGSPLAPMPDANQLTHPPAAVPSSPLAPVSDADQFTHTLVPAPSSPPAPDATQVAHPLAPVPSLPQALVPDTDQLTHPPAPAPSSPPVPVYDTTQLIHPLAPVPSLLLAPVPDADQLAHSPSPVPGLPPALVPDATQLAHSLVPLPSLPLSPAPDATQLAHPLAPEPDADQLARHLAPAPSSPVTPAPDADQLTRHLAPAPSSLVTPAPDANQLAHPLAPGSLLVPVPDATQPPASAPGSPLAPLADATQLTHPPAPVPGSPSSPLALLADAYQLLQSQSLVPDSNQPPAPAPDIDQPLPPVSNSNPPLNYVSDSSQLLATAPNSSCPAQAPASVPDADSLAHALVPAPAVADGEENPLLMQMTHEGVSDAQWDPVTSLTLDVVDTSDLGVTSLAESSDFPTLENEAPMGHSDRSPEAMGQHLATHCGKSAPDYTSRPSLGGWGTSTDSQSRNSPQPPPLLAFSNPIHFLQFSPPSPPAIRTLYRQDAVFEEPQWDQAQAGPTSVDTRNRTAPAVIIEKTEGARTCKQKMEGQGEPLQLVAQVKEELARHAPLEKSSSWPDKKVIRVDMKEWGLNSGSQENVIKRRAKSRDWHRQGLRKMSVLPDNLQEEGAHKDQPTSLDTVILREKKSAATLDNFKRRHSKLINSSGLLYQEYSDVALNKAIQSQKRADSLAEDSELSSPSSPRLRRKVLSQQDSYLQRLSISSNASLWQDIPMIRGSRMLLNMSRDDQKLQEAKFELIMSEASYLRSLNVAVDHFQCSSELQTLLTNQERKWLFSRLQEVRDVSASFLFELEEKFEENMFNFNVCDVALRHAPEFRKVYLPYVTNQTYQEQIFQKLVTGNARFQQVLEKLESATVCQRLSLKSFLILPFQRITRLKLLLQNILKRTPPESDEEVQATQAYDALEKVFSTPATAQIIFWTWCARPPMQSTPTQVS from the exons ATGGAATCTGAAGAAGCCAATGGGGGAGACCCCTTTCCCCCAGCAACCAGCAGCCCTAGTGAGGAAAACCCTGATCCTACACCAGCCAGAAGGGGACATGATGCCACCACTGAGTCTGTAGAGATGAGCACTGAGCTGCCTGGCTCTGCAGAAGGAGCACAGATCTCCATTGCCCAGGATCCTCTGAGGCATCTCTCTGCTGGGGAATCAGCAGAGATGTGTGGCAGATCCTCTAACCCTGTTCTGTCAGAACTGGAACAAAGGGAGAGAGATCTAAGGCACCAGAGAGGACTCTCAGAGTGGGAGAAAGAGCCTGCAGTACAAGAGAGATCTTTGGAAAAACAGAGATGGGATCACTCCTCGAACTCTGAACAGGGAAAATTAGCTCATCCTGAAAGCAGTCAGTATTCTTCCTTTCCCAACACAGTCCCACAGGCAACAGCCACTCATGACAAAACCCCACAGGTACAGTCTCCAGTCCTTCAGATTGAATTTCCTCAGGATCAGAAACAGTCCCTGGCATGTCATATTGCTGTCCCCCAGGCACAGCATAAGGAAACCTCAATGACAGACACTATTCCCATCCAGGGGGAACTAGCCACTAAACACTTCATGGTGTGTAAAGACATTTCAGAGGTTCATTGCAAGACTGAGACTTTGCATGATGACACTATTGGAGATCCCCCCTTGCAGGGATTGGATGTAGCAAATGGGACCATCAGAGAGCTCCCGCCAAGTactgaagcagtggcagggacGGACGAGGAGCCATCTCCTGGGATGGATGTAATAGGCAGGATGAATCCCATGCCTTCTGTAGATAATGGTGAAAAAGTGGGAGGCTTACAGGGAGCGGGAGAGGATACAGACTCTTCCTCTTCACATCACCCACCCTATCCCTTATCAGATGACAGCCAAGGAAATTCACAGCTGACAGGAGGAAATGCAGATGGAAAGATGGTCCTGTCATCCCATGAGAGGGGAAACAATGCCTTGGCCACAGACCAGAAAACAGAAGTGGCTGCTTGGCAAAGTCCATCTGGTTCTATAAACCTCCTTccggaggaggagaaaggagcaGATGATGGAAGAGCAGAAGGCAGCACTGAATGTCCAAGAGTGTGTGTCTTCCACATACTGAATGCTGcaaaaaacacagagcaggaggagTGGCAGCGTGAGCAGCTAGAATGCGGGGAGGAGCCAGAAGAGGAGGAGCAGTCAGAAGAGAAGCAGCCAGAGCTGGAACAGGAGGAGCCAGAatgggagaagctagagaaggaagCGAAACCAGTGCACGAGGAGCAAGTATGGGACAGGGAAGATCAGAAGGAAAAGAGGTGGgatgagctggaacaagagccagggagggaagaggcggagcaggagGCTCCACCACCAGCACTCAATCCAGCATCACCTTCTCTCTCCAAGCAAAACTGGGACCTCCATGATGAGGGGGAGAGCATTTCCTCGGCTGAGGGAACAGGGCTGGCCTCTCTGCCCCAGGAATCATTCTCCAAAGATCAGCATTCTGGTGAGGATGAACTCTTCAGCATAGTGTTGAAGGCCTGCATTGGAGGAGCAAATGAAAGAGCTCAGCCACCTGCTGTGATAAAGTCTGAAAGTCAGAAGCCAGCGGGTGGGAGTTCCATGATGCACTCCCCCACTTGCCACATCTCTGAGCACTGGGGAGACATGGGGGTTTCTGACCCTTTCAGCTCCATTTCTTTCAGTGGCCAAGATTGTGAAGAAACCTGTCAGGATAACAGAGCCAGTAATGGTGAGGATGGCCATAGTGATGGAGATGGAAGGACAGTCCAGAGCTTTGATGACAGAGGAGCCATATCTCCATTATGCAGAGAAGTAACCTCATCTGGTGCAGGGAACCCAGACTCTTCTGGGACTCTGGACCCTTCTTCTGGTGCCAGGAACTTGGGATCTTTTGGTCCCGCAGATCCTCATCCTGTTGCAGAAAACCCAGCATTTCCCAGCCATTACGATTTCACTCCAGCCTCACCATCAGAGTTCAACTCGGCAGCATCAGCAGCTGGCCAATCTCAGGAGGATGCTGATGAAAGATCGCAAATGAGCCCTGTGGGATGTACTGACCAGGACAAAGCACCAGTCTCTGTACAGGACACATCCAGACAGACTTCTTACCTGCAGGAGGCAGCTTCTAGTGAAGGAGCCTCAGTGACCACCAGCACAGAGAGTGTCCAGACTCCTCATGGGCTGCTTACACCTGAGAAGGGCCTTAATGAAGACCCTAGTGCCCCACCTTCCATCTCCAAGGCTTTCAGAAGTCCCCCTTCAAGGCAGAGCCTGCCAACAGACAAAGATGAAGTAGAATCtactcctgcagctccagctaCAATGCACCTGGAGTCATCCCAAGCACCAAACATGGCTCTCGCTCCTGCAAATTacctggagaaagtccagaggcaCCAAAAGCCCCCAACGAGAAGTTTTGTTTTCCAGGGAAAGGAAATGGAAGCAAACATGGTTCACACAGCACAACAAAACCCTTTACTTGATGAGTCACATTTGAGCTTAGAGGTGGAAGTGCCAGGAACAGGAAGTGCCCTTAACGCTGTACCGCAGCCCCCAGAAGAAGCTGTAGTCCTGGCCCTGGAGCAGCACACACAGCCTACTCCTCCTGAGCCTGACTCCAGCTCGCCCCTGGCTCCTGCACCTGATGCCAACCAGCTCACCTACCCTCTGGCACCTGCGCCCGACTCACCCCTGGCTCCTGTGCCTGACGCTGACCAGCTCACCCACCGTCCAGCGCCTGCACTTGGCTCACCTCTGGCCACCGTGCCTGACGCCAAGCAGCTCACCCACCCTCTGGCTCCTGTGCCCTGCTCACCCCTAGCCCCTGCACCTGATGCCGACCAGCTCACCCACCCTCCAGCGCCTGCGCCCGATTCACCCCTGGCCACCGTGCCTGACGCTGACCAGCTCACCCACCCTCCGGCGCCTGCACTTGGCTCACCTCTGGCCACTGTGCCTGACACCGAGCAGCTCACCCACCCTCCGGCTCCTGTGCCCAGCTCACCCCTAGCCCCTGCACCTGATGCCGACCAGCTCACCCACCCTCCGGCTCCTGCGCCCAGCTCACCTCTGGCCCCTGATGCCACCCAGCTTGCCCACCATCCAGGGCTTGCGCTCGGCTCACCTCTGGCCCCCATGCCTGACGCCAACCAACTCACCCACCCTCCAGCTGCTGTGCCCAGCTCGCCCCTGGCTCCTGTGTCTGATGCCGACCAGTTCACTCACACTCTGGTTCCTGCACCCAGCTCGCCACCAGCCCCTGATGCCACCCAGGTCGCCCACCCTCTGGCTCCTGTGCCCAGCTTACCCCAGGCTCTTGTGCCTGATACCGACCAGCTCACCCACCCTCCAGCTCCTGCACCCAGCTCGCCCCCAGTCCCTGTGTATGATACCACCCAGCTCATCCACCCACTGGCTCCTGTGCCCAGCTTGCTCTTGGCACCTGTGCCTGACGCCGACCAACTCGCCCACTCTCCATCTCCTGTGCCCGGCTTGCCCCCAGCCCTTGTGCCTGATGCCACCCAGCTTGCCCACTCTTTAGTACCTTTGCCCAGCTTGCCCCTGTCTCCTGCGCCTGATGCCACCCAGCTCGCCCACCCTCTGGCTCCTGAACCTGATGCCGACCAGCTCGCCCGCCATCTGGCTCCTGCACCCAGCTCACCCGTGACTCCTGCACCTGATGCCGACCAGCTCACCCGCCATCTGGCTCCTGCACCCAGCTCCCTCGTGACTCCTGCACCTGATGCCAATCAGCTTGCCCACCCTCTGGCTCCTGGCTCACTCCTGGTTCCTGTGCCTGATGCCACCCAGCCTCCAGCTTCTGCACCTGGCTCACCCTTGGCTCCTTTGGCTGATGCCACCCAGCTCACCCACCCACCGGCTCCTGTGCCTGGCTCGCCCAGCTCGCCCCTGGCTCTTCTGGCTGATGCCTACCAGCTTCTCCAGTCTCAGTCCCTTGTGCCTGACTCCAACCAGCCTCCAGCCCCTGCACCTGATATTGACCAGCCTCTGCCTCCTGTATCTAACTCCAATCCACCTCTAAACTATGTATCAGATTCTAGTCAGTTACTGGCCACTGCCCCCAATTCCAGCTGccctgcccaggctccagcctctGTGCCTGATGCCGACAGCCTTGCTCATGCTCTGGTCCCTGCCCCTGCTGTGGCAGATGGAGAAGAGAACCCCCTCCTAATGCAGATGACCCACGAGGGAGTGTCTGATGCCCAGTGGGATCCTGTCACCTCACTTACACTGGATGTGGTGGACACCAGTGACTTAGGGGTCACTTCATTGGCCGAGAGCTCAGATTTTCCCACTTTGGAGAATGAGGCACCCATGGGCCACTCTGACAGAAGCCCTGAAGCAATGGGTCAGCACCTGGCTACACACTGTGGAAAGTCCGCACCTGATTACACCTCCAGGCCCTCCTTGGGAGGGTGGGGAACATCCACAGACTCTCAGAGTAGAAATTCACCACAGCCACCCCCACTACTAGCTTTCTCCAACCCAATCCACTTCCTGCAGTTCAGCCCTCCATCGCCACCAGCCATCAGAACACTGTACCGACAGGACGCAGTCTTCGAGGAGCCCCAGTGGGACCAGGCACAGGCAGGCCCCACCAGCGTGGATACGAGGAACAGAACAGCCCCTGCAGTGATAATAGAGAAAACAGAGGGCGCTAGGACATGCAAGCAAAAGATGGAAGGGCAGGGAGAACCACTTCAGCTTGTGGCCCAAGTGAAAGAGGAGTTGGCCAGACATGCACCCTTGGAGAAGTCATCAAGTTGGCCAGATAAAAAAGTCATCAGGGTGGACATGAAGGAGTGGGGACTCAATTCAGGGAGTCAGGAGAACGTGATCAAACGCCGAGCAAAAAGCAGAGATTGGCATCGGCAGGGCCTGAGGAAGATGTCAGTACTGCCAGACAACTTACAAG AGGAGGGAGCACACAAGGACCAGCCAACCAGCTTAGACACAGTTATACTTCG GGAGAAGAAATCTGCAGCCACACTGGATAATTTCAAGCGCCGACACTCCAAACTGATCAACTCCT CAGGGTTATTGTATCAGGAATACAGCGACGTGGCTCTGAACAAGGCAATCCAAAGCCAGAAGAGAGCAGATTCTTTGGCAGAGGACTCTGAACTAAGCTCTCCAAGCTCCCCAAGGTTACGGAGGAAAGTGCTGTCTCAGCAGGACTCGTATCTTCAGCGTCTGTCAATCTCGTCCAACGCGTCCCTCTGGCAGGACATCCCCATGATCCGAGGAAGCAGAATGCTGCTGAACATGTCCCGAGATGATCAGAAACTGCAGGAG GCCAAGTTCGAGTTGATCATGTCAGAGGCCTCGTACTTGCGCAGTTTAAATGTGGCAGTGGATCACTTCCAGTGCTCATCAGAACTCCAGACACTCCTCACCAATCAGGAGCGCAAGTGGCTTTTCTCCCGCCTGCAGGAAGTGCGTGATGTCAGTGCCAG TTTCCTCTTCGAGCTGGAGGAGAAGTTTGAGGAGAACATGTTCAACTTCAACGTGTGTGATGTGGCTCTGAGACATGCCCCTGAATTCCGCAAGGTGTATCTACCATACGTGACAAATCAGACCTACCAGGAGCAGATTTTCCAGAAGCTAGT gactgGGAATGCAAGGTTCCAGCAAGtcctggagaaactggaaagtgCCACGGTGTGCCAGCGCCTCTCGCTCAAATCCTTCCTCATTCTCCCCTTCCAACGCATCACCCGACTCAAACTCCTCCTACAG AATATATTGAAGAGAACCCCGCCTGAGTCGGATGAAGAAGTGCAGGCCACACAGGCTTATGATGCACTGGAGAAG GTATTCTCCACCCCTGCAACCGCTCAGATCATTTTTTGGACATGGTGTGCACGCCCTCCTATGCAATCGACCCCTACTCAAGTCTCATAG